A DNA window from Fodinibius sp. Rm-B-1B1-1 contains the following coding sequences:
- a CDS encoding DUF6567 family protein: MKSSIFGIAIIGTFLFTGCTTSGAFLSANQTLVNLEQANYTITAINVSGYSETAYVLGFSYSTGLTTNTFAAGRVEGTGMLYKEALENLWTNYEKDSGTINGKRLALANVRYDTDILNLIIYTKVMVNVRADVIEFTD; encoded by the coding sequence ATGAAATCATCAATTTTTGGGATTGCTATAATTGGAACCTTCTTATTCACCGGATGTACCACTTCCGGGGCTTTTCTTTCCGCCAATCAAACTCTGGTAAACCTGGAGCAAGCCAATTACACCATTACCGCTATTAATGTCTCCGGTTATTCAGAAACCGCCTATGTTTTGGGATTTAGCTATTCGACTGGCCTTACAACCAATACTTTTGCAGCCGGACGTGTGGAAGGTACGGGTATGCTTTATAAAGAAGCGCTCGAAAACTTATGGACTAACTATGAGAAAGATAGTGGGACGATCAACGGGAAGCGGTTAGCCCTTGCTAATGTGCGTTACGACACCGATATCCTGAACCTTATTATCTATACCAAAGTGATGGTGAACGTCCGTGCCGATGTGATTGAGTTTACAGATTGA
- a CDS encoding mechanosensitive ion channel family protein → MTWDEFFSYIRDILNFELFKMSESSVTVVSILVFLLLLTIFIGIGIFARRALQRRILKRLKVDSGTSYTLARITQYAIITIGVLVSFNFVGINLSSLTVIFGLLSVGIGFGLQNVTSNFISGLIILFERPISVGDRVMVNQIEGDITEINIRSTMVQTVNNISIVVPNSEFVSKDVINYSHGDPTYRLDISVGVSYGSDLDNVLKALREVADNNSNVMQNPEPEVFLNEFGDSSWNMQLRVWIPDVKQYPKVRNELNQAIVRTFRKYGVEIPFPQRDLHVRSSVKLPIDGGEQK, encoded by the coding sequence ATGACTTGGGATGAATTTTTTAGCTATATCCGGGACATCTTAAACTTTGAGTTGTTTAAGATGAGCGAATCGTCCGTTACCGTCGTTTCTATTCTTGTTTTCTTATTGCTGCTAACTATTTTTATTGGGATAGGAATATTCGCGAGAAGAGCCTTGCAGCGACGCATTCTAAAACGCTTAAAGGTTGATTCTGGCACCAGCTATACTCTGGCGCGTATTACCCAATATGCAATTATCACTATTGGAGTATTGGTGTCGTTTAATTTTGTGGGAATTAATCTCAGTAGCCTTACGGTCATTTTCGGGCTGCTTTCTGTTGGTATTGGTTTTGGCTTGCAGAATGTAACCTCCAATTTTATATCGGGACTTATTATCCTTTTTGAGCGTCCTATTAGTGTGGGAGATCGGGTGATGGTTAATCAAATTGAGGGTGATATTACCGAGATCAATATTCGGTCTACCATGGTGCAGACGGTCAATAATATTTCGATTGTAGTCCCTAATTCTGAGTTCGTTTCAAAGGATGTAATAAATTATTCCCATGGTGATCCCACCTATCGATTAGATATTAGTGTGGGTGTATCGTATGGCTCTGATTTAGATAATGTTCTGAAAGCTCTTCGGGAGGTGGCCGATAATAATAGCAATGTAATGCAAAATCCCGAGCCCGAAGTGTTCCTTAATGAATTTGGGGATTCGTCATGGAATATGCAGCTTCGGGTATGGATTCCGGATGTAAAACAGTATCCCAAAGTTCGCAACGAACTGAACCAGGCGATTGTACGAACGTTCAGAAAATATGGCGTTGAGATTCCATTTCCACAGCGCGATCTGCATGTACGCAGTTCGGTAAAGCTACCTATTGATGGAGGGGAGCAAAAATAA
- a CDS encoding alkaline phosphatase D family protein — MIKCIHQYFTLSLLFVVFSVGFVQAQGSKSLLEAGPMLGYVEMQEANLWIQTTKPASFELTYWKKGEKDAPKHKFSSSTLALESNTSQIKLTDLDYRTTYKYEFSIEGEKVKLPYETEFTTQQLWQWRKPAPNFSVAMGSCLYINDSEFDRPGRPYGKGTEILTHITNKHPDMMLWLGDNVYYREPDFYSKKRLDYRFKDARNTPEMQPLLANAINLATWDDHDYGPNNSDRSYRLREEALHIFKRYWANPGYGTQETDGVFTKYKYSDVEFFLMDDRYHRAPNQLKKEDKDFFGEAQLQWLMDSLVSSNATFKIVVVGNQVINKMNEHESMVAYGEEYETLMEFLDEHDIPGVLFLSGDRHFTELLKEEREDAYPIYEFTSSPLSSGTYGNLEESKEFENPQRVDGTLVYDDQNFGMMHVKGEKDNRRLILETYSSDGEKLWEYSISSSDLGH; from the coding sequence ATGATCAAATGCATTCATCAATATTTTACGCTTTCGCTGCTATTTGTTGTTTTTTCTGTAGGCTTTGTACAAGCGCAGGGAAGTAAATCGCTGCTGGAAGCGGGCCCCATGCTGGGATATGTGGAGATGCAGGAAGCAAACTTATGGATACAAACCACGAAGCCGGCATCTTTTGAATTAACTTATTGGAAGAAGGGAGAAAAAGATGCCCCTAAACATAAATTTAGTAGCTCAACGCTGGCACTGGAATCCAATACCTCACAAATAAAACTGACGGACCTTGATTACAGAACAACGTATAAGTACGAGTTTTCTATTGAGGGAGAAAAAGTAAAGCTGCCCTACGAAACAGAATTTACAACCCAGCAACTGTGGCAGTGGAGAAAGCCAGCGCCTAACTTTTCGGTGGCGATGGGATCGTGCCTGTATATAAATGATTCGGAGTTTGATCGCCCCGGGAGGCCTTATGGAAAGGGCACGGAAATTTTAACACATATCACCAATAAGCATCCAGATATGATGCTGTGGCTGGGGGATAACGTTTATTATCGTGAGCCTGACTTTTATTCCAAGAAAAGATTAGACTATCGTTTTAAGGATGCCCGCAATACGCCGGAAATGCAGCCCCTGTTGGCCAATGCCATTAATTTAGCGACCTGGGATGATCATGATTACGGTCCCAATAATTCGGATCGATCTTATCGTTTGCGCGAAGAAGCACTACACATTTTTAAGCGCTATTGGGCGAACCCCGGCTATGGAACCCAAGAAACCGATGGGGTTTTTACGAAGTATAAATACAGCGACGTAGAGTTTTTCCTGATGGATGATCGCTATCATCGGGCACCGAATCAGCTAAAAAAAGAAGACAAGGATTTCTTTGGCGAAGCGCAGCTGCAGTGGTTGATGGATAGTTTAGTGAGTAGTAATGCCACCTTTAAAATTGTGGTTGTGGGCAACCAAGTTATTAATAAAATGAATGAGCACGAGTCGATGGTGGCCTATGGTGAAGAATATGAAACTCTCATGGAGTTTTTGGATGAGCATGACATCCCGGGGGTGCTGTTTTTATCGGGTGATCGCCATTTTACCGAGTTGTTAAAGGAAGAACGAGAAGATGCTTATCCTATCTACGAGTTTACTTCTTCACCGTTAAGTAGTGGAACTTATGGGAATCTCGAAGAATCCAAAGAGTTCGAAAATCCCCAGCGCGTCGATGGTACGTTAGTTTATGATGATCAAAATTTTGGCATGATGCATGTGAAGGGAGAAAAAGATAATCGAAGGTTAATTCTTGAAACCTATAGTTCTGATGGGGAGAAGCTGTGGGAGTACAGTATTTCATCCTCAGATCTTGGTCATTAA
- a CDS encoding DoxX family protein, with product MFQQILKTDEAKTTILIRLMVGSVFLTEGIQKFLYPAQRGVGRFESMGFPAPEFFGNFVGIFEILAGLLILFGLFTRGGAFLTFCIMSVAIIVTKIPIAFGASFGPFELRELSTYGFWSMAHEMRTDWAMWLGSIFLMIKGGGHWSLDRKWFKNND from the coding sequence ATGTTTCAACAAATTCTAAAGACTGATGAAGCCAAGACTACTATCCTTATACGCTTGATGGTGGGATCAGTTTTTCTAACCGAGGGAATACAAAAATTTCTGTATCCGGCTCAGCGTGGCGTTGGTCGTTTTGAAAGCATGGGATTTCCCGCCCCAGAGTTTTTCGGCAATTTTGTAGGCATCTTTGAAATACTGGCTGGGCTGTTGATTCTTTTTGGACTATTTACTCGTGGTGGCGCTTTTCTCACCTTCTGTATTATGAGCGTTGCCATCATCGTAACTAAAATACCTATTGCTTTCGGGGCCTCCTTCGGCCCGTTTGAATTGCGGGAGCTTAGTACTTATGGCTTTTGGAGTATGGCTCACGAAATGCGCACCGACTGGGCGATGTGGCTTGGAAGTATATTCCTGATGATTAAAGGCGGGGGACATTGGTCCTTGGATCGTAAATGGTTTAAGAATAACGACTAA
- a CDS encoding adenylate kinase, which yields MRIIIFGPPGAGKGTQANLISEEYDIPHLSTGEIFRSAIKNETPLGKEVKAILDAGDLVPDEKVVDLVEEELKDEKYDDGYILDGFPRTVPQAKAYDAILDKKGKTLNAFLQLEVPQHELVDRILTRGEGRSDDSPEKIKNRLAVYREETAPVLNHYKKQDVVKTIDGVGSIKEIFDRIKETLG from the coding sequence ATGCGCATCATCATTTTCGGACCTCCCGGCGCTGGCAAGGGAACACAAGCGAATCTCATTAGTGAAGAGTACGACATTCCCCATCTTTCTACTGGAGAAATATTTCGATCAGCTATAAAAAATGAAACGCCCCTCGGTAAAGAAGTTAAAGCAATTTTAGATGCCGGCGACCTCGTGCCCGATGAGAAAGTAGTTGATTTGGTTGAGGAGGAGCTTAAGGATGAGAAATACGACGACGGCTATATTTTGGATGGATTTCCACGCACTGTTCCCCAGGCCAAAGCCTATGATGCTATTTTGGATAAAAAAGGCAAGACCCTGAATGCTTTTCTGCAGCTGGAAGTCCCCCAACACGAACTTGTAGATCGCATTTTGACCCGTGGCGAAGGGCGCTCGGATGATTCTCCTGAAAAAATAAAAAATCGCCTGGCGGTCTATCGTGAAGAAACAGCCCCCGTTCTCAATCACTATAAAAAACAGGATGTGGTAAAAACGATTGACGGCGTAGGATCAATCAAAGAAATATTTGATCGCATTAAAGAAACACTTGGTTAG